A stretch of Telopea speciosissima isolate NSW1024214 ecotype Mountain lineage chromosome 11, Tspe_v1, whole genome shotgun sequence DNA encodes these proteins:
- the LOC122645178 gene encoding chalcone synthase-like, translated as MMYHLGCYGGGSVLRVAKDLAENNKGARVLIVCSELNSISGFKGPDEADLHALLGTAIFADGAAALVVGADPDTSIERPLFQLFSVGTQILPDSEEMVAGHLRQTGLSISLTTDVAKTIAAN; from the coding sequence ATGATGTATCATCTTGGATGCTATGGTGGTGGTTCTGTGCTCCGTGTTGCTAAAGATCTTGCCGAGAATAACAAAGGTGCTCGTGTACTCATTGTTTGCTCAGAGCTGAACTCCATCAGTGGCTTCAAAGGACCTGATGAGGCAGACTTACATGCCCTACTAGGGACGGCAATATTTGCAGATGGTGCAGCAGCTTTGGTAGTTGGTGCTGACCCAGATACCTCTATCGAACGTCCATTGTTCCAACTCTTCTCAGTAGGGACCCAGATTCTCCCTGATTCAGAAGAAATGGTCGCTGGACACTTGCGTCAAACAGGTCTTTCAATCAGTTTAACCACGGATGTGGCCAAAACTATTGCTGCGAATTAA
- the LOC122646665 gene encoding chalcone synthase-like, whose translation MGSVGDIYKAQHAEGPATVLAIGTANPSNTMYQTDFPDFYFRTTKSENMPELKEKFKRICERSTIRKRHTFLTDEMIAENPSFYDPTAPSLDARQDIMVAEVPKLAMEAATKAINEWGQPKSKITHIVFTTISGVDAPGVDFQLIKLLGLSPTIRRVMMYHLGCYGGGSVLRVAKDLAENNKGARVLVVCSELNSISGFKGPDEADLHALLGMAIFADGAAALVVGADPDTSIERPLFQLFSAGTRILPDSEEMVAGHLRQAGLSISLTKDVAKTIAANLGKCLEESFTKIGISDWNSIFWVSHPGGPAILDLVQKTLGLKEDKLKSSRKVLSEYGNMSSPTVLFIMDEVRRKSMEEGKATTGDGLEWGVLLGFGPGLTIETVVLRSVPTTSAH comes from the exons aTGGGATCGGTCGGAGACATCTATAAAGCTCAGCATGCCGAGGGTCCAGCAACTGTGCTGGCTATTGGCACTGCAAATCCATCCAACACCATGTACCAGACTGATTTCCCTGATTTCTACTTCAGAACCACCAAGAGTGAGAACATGCCTGAGTTGAAGGAGAAGTTCAAACGTATTT GTGAAAGATCAACGATTAGAAAACGCCACACCTTCCTTACTGATGAAATGATCGCAGAGAATCCCTCATTCTATGATCCAACAGCTCCATCACTTGATGCACGCCAAGATATTATGGTGGCTGAGGTACCTAAGTTGGCCATGGAAGCCGCAACCAAAGCTATCAACGAGTGGGGACAACCCAAATCAAAGATTACTCACATTGTATTCACTACCATTTCCGGTGTTGACGCACCGGGAGTCGACTTCCAGCTCATTAAACTCCTTGGCCTTTCCCCAACTATTCGACGTGTGATGATGTATCATCTTGGATGCTACGGTGGTGGCTCTGTGCTTCGTGTTGCCAAAGACCTTGCCGAGAATAACAAAGGTGCTCGTGTACTCGTTGTTTGCTCAGAGCTCAACTCCATCAGTGGCTTCAAAGGACCCGATGAGGCAGACTTGCATGCCCTACTAGGGATGGCAATATTTGCAGATGGTGCAGCAGCTTTGGTAGTGGGTGCTGATCCAGACACCTCAATCGAGCGTCCATTGTTCCAACTCTTCTCGGCAGGGACCCGGATTCTCCCTGATTCAGAAGAAATGGTCGCTGGACACTTGCGTCAAGCTGGTCTTTCAATCAGTTTAACCAAGGATGTCGCCAAAACTattgctgcaaatcttgggaaATGCTTGGAGGAATCATTCACCAAAATAGGCATTAGTGATTGGAACTCTATTTTTTGGGTAAGTCACCCTGGTGGGCCTGCAATCTTGGACTTGGTCCAAAAGACACTTGGCTTGAAAGAAGATAAACTGAAGTCATCAAGGAAAGTGTTGAGTGAATACGGTAACATGTCAAGTCCCACAGTATTGTTCATTATGGATGAGGTGCGAAGGAAGTCTATGGAGGAAGGGAAAGCTACAACTGGTGATGGGCTTGAATGGGGTgtgctattagggtttggaccgGGACTCACTATAGAGACGGTTGTATTGCGTAGCGTCCCTACAACTTCAGCTCATTGA